The following proteins come from a genomic window of Montipora foliosa isolate CH-2021 chromosome 2, ASM3666993v2, whole genome shotgun sequence:
- the LOC137993226 gene encoding uncharacterized protein isoform X1 encodes MEGHSAVKAGSKSAAGKKLNVTVVSDVSNWNNSVNQQLLVELAKDPRLKVTGFVPGHTEEQSKYARNLNIELVDADDLHGFSETELLSYPPDSLQIDILLIHSYGPGLGKHAQIIRKNKKCKWTQVVHMVNEELQTFSENAENCKHDHKMKIALCEKADVIIAIGPKVADAYRRALRVSRNDEKVIELTPGVIEELSGIRREYEDNGKFCVLVSGSSHFFKVKGCDIAASAIKLLDMSYRLIVVVRSGESSEKEAEIKQALLNQGIDKRQLTVRVCESHLDWRRWLCEVDLVIKPSRTEGYGMSGLLAISANLPVLVSAYCGLGVVLKHLPTGANCVVESDDAQVWADKIKEIRENSPRNRRLQAERVKEEYTNNFNWGEQCEELVKKFFAMTQCKDDDTGGNAQCMGSHGSVDSIRRNVESIGLVDKGSISQTQNGKSCDVVDGGVKPDLEQVTKRLSLKVTELPLTVYSKVCVKLNVERNLRFDDFRMLAQKVGLTRDETDVIHQKCPNDTDEILRTWSTRQEATVGKLIELLKEKDFDRQDVVQILQDWVNER; translated from the exons atggaaGGGCATTCTGCAGTTAAGGCAG GTTCAAAATCAGCGGCAGGCAAAAAGTTAAACGTGACAGTGGTATCTGATGTCAGTAACTGGAATAATAGTGTCAATCAACAGTTACTCGTTGAATTGGCCAAGGATCCCAGGCTGAAGGTGACTGGATTTGTCCCAGGCCACACAGAGGAACAGAGCAAATATGCAAGAAATTTGAACATCGAACTTGTTGACGCAGATGATCTTCATGGTTTCTCTGAAACTGAGCTTCTGAGTTATCCACCCGACAGTCTTCAAATTGACATTTTGTTAATCCATTCCTATGGACCTGGTCTTGGAAAACATGCACAAATTataagaaagaataaaaaatgtaaatggaCTCAGGTTGTGCACATGGTCAATGAAGAACTGCAGACATTTTCTGAAAATGCTGAAAATTGCAAGCATGACCACAAAATGAAGATTGCCTTGTGTGAAAAGGCTGATGTTATTATTGCAATTGGTCCTAAGGTAGCTGATGCATACAGACGGGCCTTACGTGTTTCcagaaatgatgaaaaagtgatTGAGTTAACTCCTGGAGTAATTGAAGAATTGAGTGGCATCCGTCGAGAGTATGAAGATAATGGCAAATTTTGTGTGCTTGTCAGTGGCTCCTCGCATTTCTTCAAAGTCAAAGGATGTGACATTGCAGCTTCGGCAATCAAATTACTGGACATGTCGTACCGCCTGATTGTTGTTGTAAGGTCTGGCGAATCATCTGAGAAAGAAGCAGAAATAAAACAGGCTCTACTCAATCAGGGCATTGATAAACGTCAACTCACAGTAAGGGTTTGTGAGAGCCATCTAGACTGGCGCAGATGGCTGTGTGAGGTTGATCTGGTCATAAAACCATCACGAACTGAAGGTTATGGTATGAGTGGTCTTCTCGCCATATCTGCCAACCTTCCTGTTCTTGTCAGCGCATACTGTGGACTTGGTGTAGTATTAAAACACCTACCTACAGGGGCAAATTGTGTGGTGGAATCAGATGATGCACAAGTTTGGGCTGACAAGATAAAGGAGATTCGGGAAAACAGCCCTCGCAACCGCCGGTTACAAGCTGAGAGAGTCAAAGAGGAATACACGAATAATTTCAACTGGGGAGAACAATGTGAAGAGCTTGTGAAAAAATTTTTCGCGATGACCCAATGCAAGGATG atgATACGGGAGGCAATGCACAATGCATGGGATCTCATGGAAGTGTTGACAGCATAAGGAGGAATGTCGAAAGCATTGGATTGGTGGACAAGGGTTCAATAAGTCAGACGCAGAACGGCAAAAGCTGTGACGTGGTGGATGGGGGAGTAAAACCAGATCTGGAGCAAGTCACCAAACGACTTTCTCTGAAAGTTACTGAATTACCGTTAACGGTATACTCTAAAGTTTGCGTTAAGCTGAATGTGGAACGAAATCTACGATTTGATGATTTCAGAATGCTGGCACAGAAAGTAGGACTAACCAGGGATGAAACGGACGTCATCCACCAAAAATGTCCCAATGATACTGATGAAATTCTAAGGACATGGTCAACAAGGCAGGAAGCGACAGTTGGAAAGCTAATTGAGTTGTTGAAGGAGAAGGATTTTGATAGGCAAGATGTAGTGCAGATACTGCAGGACTGGGTTAACGAAAGATGA
- the LOC137993226 gene encoding uncharacterized protein isoform X2: MQAGSKSAAGKKLNVTVVSDVSNWNNSVNQQLLVELAKDPRLKVTGFVPGHTEEQSKYARNLNIELVDADDLHGFSETELLSYPPDSLQIDILLIHSYGPGLGKHAQIIRKNKKCKWTQVVHMVNEELQTFSENAENCKHDHKMKIALCEKADVIIAIGPKVADAYRRALRVSRNDEKVIELTPGVIEELSGIRREYEDNGKFCVLVSGSSHFFKVKGCDIAASAIKLLDMSYRLIVVVRSGESSEKEAEIKQALLNQGIDKRQLTVRVCESHLDWRRWLCEVDLVIKPSRTEGYGMSGLLAISANLPVLVSAYCGLGVVLKHLPTGANCVVESDDAQVWADKIKEIRENSPRNRRLQAERVKEEYTNNFNWGEQCEELVKKFFAMTQCKDDDTGGNAQCMGSHGSVDSIRRNVESIGLVDKGSISQTQNGKSCDVVDGGVKPDLEQVTKRLSLKVTELPLTVYSKVCVKLNVERNLRFDDFRMLAQKVGLTRDETDVIHQKCPNDTDEILRTWSTRQEATVGKLIELLKEKDFDRQDVVQILQDWVNER, translated from the exons ATGCAGGCCG GTTCAAAATCAGCGGCAGGCAAAAAGTTAAACGTGACAGTGGTATCTGATGTCAGTAACTGGAATAATAGTGTCAATCAACAGTTACTCGTTGAATTGGCCAAGGATCCCAGGCTGAAGGTGACTGGATTTGTCCCAGGCCACACAGAGGAACAGAGCAAATATGCAAGAAATTTGAACATCGAACTTGTTGACGCAGATGATCTTCATGGTTTCTCTGAAACTGAGCTTCTGAGTTATCCACCCGACAGTCTTCAAATTGACATTTTGTTAATCCATTCCTATGGACCTGGTCTTGGAAAACATGCACAAATTataagaaagaataaaaaatgtaaatggaCTCAGGTTGTGCACATGGTCAATGAAGAACTGCAGACATTTTCTGAAAATGCTGAAAATTGCAAGCATGACCACAAAATGAAGATTGCCTTGTGTGAAAAGGCTGATGTTATTATTGCAATTGGTCCTAAGGTAGCTGATGCATACAGACGGGCCTTACGTGTTTCcagaaatgatgaaaaagtgatTGAGTTAACTCCTGGAGTAATTGAAGAATTGAGTGGCATCCGTCGAGAGTATGAAGATAATGGCAAATTTTGTGTGCTTGTCAGTGGCTCCTCGCATTTCTTCAAAGTCAAAGGATGTGACATTGCAGCTTCGGCAATCAAATTACTGGACATGTCGTACCGCCTGATTGTTGTTGTAAGGTCTGGCGAATCATCTGAGAAAGAAGCAGAAATAAAACAGGCTCTACTCAATCAGGGCATTGATAAACGTCAACTCACAGTAAGGGTTTGTGAGAGCCATCTAGACTGGCGCAGATGGCTGTGTGAGGTTGATCTGGTCATAAAACCATCACGAACTGAAGGTTATGGTATGAGTGGTCTTCTCGCCATATCTGCCAACCTTCCTGTTCTTGTCAGCGCATACTGTGGACTTGGTGTAGTATTAAAACACCTACCTACAGGGGCAAATTGTGTGGTGGAATCAGATGATGCACAAGTTTGGGCTGACAAGATAAAGGAGATTCGGGAAAACAGCCCTCGCAACCGCCGGTTACAAGCTGAGAGAGTCAAAGAGGAATACACGAATAATTTCAACTGGGGAGAACAATGTGAAGAGCTTGTGAAAAAATTTTTCGCGATGACCCAATGCAAGGATG atgATACGGGAGGCAATGCACAATGCATGGGATCTCATGGAAGTGTTGACAGCATAAGGAGGAATGTCGAAAGCATTGGATTGGTGGACAAGGGTTCAATAAGTCAGACGCAGAACGGCAAAAGCTGTGACGTGGTGGATGGGGGAGTAAAACCAGATCTGGAGCAAGTCACCAAACGACTTTCTCTGAAAGTTACTGAATTACCGTTAACGGTATACTCTAAAGTTTGCGTTAAGCTGAATGTGGAACGAAATCTACGATTTGATGATTTCAGAATGCTGGCACAGAAAGTAGGACTAACCAGGGATGAAACGGACGTCATCCACCAAAAATGTCCCAATGATACTGATGAAATTCTAAGGACATGGTCAACAAGGCAGGAAGCGACAGTTGGAAAGCTAATTGAGTTGTTGAAGGAGAAGGATTTTGATAGGCAAGATGTAGTGCAGATACTGCAGGACTGGGTTAACGAAAGATGA